Proteins encoded within one genomic window of Brassica rapa cultivar Chiifu-401-42 chromosome A09, CAAS_Brap_v3.01, whole genome shotgun sequence:
- the LOC103838895 gene encoding elongator complex protein 6: protein MDRSVNLLDLALGLDEPSPLRGKVVLIEDCVETSGSFVLHQMMKRLLSPHSSDSLIFLAFARPFSHYDRVLRKLGCNLATQKTNNRLVFVDMLMMKCSDNESGVAKLFREIQGTVGKLRSVTNSNITVMVDDMSLLEIAATNSNSDHVLDFLHYCHTLTSESNCSVVTLNHEDIYSSMERPAYLLQMVCLADIVIKAEPLASGLANDVHGQLTVVNKGMISSKSGKGSSRNKLQNFQFRIKENGIEYFYPGCSRN from the exons ATGGATCGATCTGTGAACCTCCTGGATCTAGCCTTAGGGTTAGATGAGCCATCGCCACTGAGAGGGAAGGTAGTGCTGATCGAGGACTGTGTGGAGACGAGTGGTTCGTTTGTGCTTCACCAGATGATGAAGCGTCTTCTCTCCCCTCATTCCTCTGATTCCCTTATCTTTCTCGCCTTTGCTCGCCCTTTCTCTCATTACGATCGAGTTCTGCGTAAACTC GGATGCAATCTAGCTACTCAAAAGACAAACAATCGATTGGTTTTCGTTGACATGCTCATGATGAAATGCTCAG aTAATGAGAGTGGAGTTGCAAAGCTATTTCGGGAGATACAAGGAACAGTTGGAAAGCTACGCAGTGTGACTAATAGCAACATAACTGTTATGGTGGATGACATGTCTCTCCTGGAAATTGCTGCTACCAATAGCAATTCAGATCACGTCTTGGACTTCCTTCATTACTGCCACACCTTAACTTCTGAAAGC AATTGTTCGGTGGTCACTCTCAATCACGAAGATATATACTCGAGCATGGAGAGACCTGCGTATTTGCTACAGATGGTATGCCTTGCGGATATTGTGATAAAAGCAGAGCCTTTAGCCTCAGGTTTAGCAAATGACGTACATGGCCAA CTGACAGTTGTGAACAAGGGGATGATAAGCAGCAAGTCGGGAAAAGGAAGCTCGAGGAACAAGTTGCAGAATTTTCAATTCCGGATCAAGGAAAATGGTATTGAGTATTTCTACCCTGGTTGCAGCAGAAACTGA
- the LOC103838896 gene encoding probable serine/threonine-protein kinase PBL17 — protein MGICFSAQGQFQFSQNQNSSQKKTPAPVYLMNTDCKESSSSSVGGKPSPSGLPLPPKNIKDLQSNPGYENVDIFTYEEMKLATKQFRPDFILGEGGFGVVYKGVVDETVRPGYNSTKVAIKELNPEGFQGDREWLAEVNYLGQLSHPNLVKLIGYCCEDDHRLLVYEYMSLGSLEKHLFRRVGCTLTWSKRVKIALHAAKGLAFLHGAERSVIYRDLKTANILLDECYNAKLADFGLAKDGPSGDQTHVSTRVMGTYGYAAPEYVMTGHLTSRSDVYGFGVLLLEMLLGKRAMDKSRPCREHNLVEWARPLLNHNKKLLRIIDPRMDGQYTTKALMKVADLAYQCLSQNPKGRPLMSHVVEVLETLKEDGNAQEEVMANLHSRGKSVTLYEAAPCDSSQGTRNVDGQRRGGRSKSEASVDVSALVSDSDPESTKV, from the exons ATGGGGATTTGCTTTAGCGCTCAAGGGCAGTTCCAATTCTCTCAAAACCAAAACTCCTCTCAGAAGAAGACACCAGCACCAG TGTATCTAATGAATACGGATTGTAAAgagtcgtcgtcgtcgtcggtGGGTGGGAAACCGAGTCCAAGCGGTTTGCCTTTGCCTCCGAAAAACATCAAAGATCTGCAGTCCAATCCTGGTTACGAGAACGTCGACATCTTCACCTACGAGGAGATGAAGTTAGCCACCAAGCAGTTCAGGCCTGATTTCATCCTCGGCGAGGGTGGCTTCGGCGTCGTCTACAAAGGTGTCGTTGATGAGACCGTGCGGCCTGGTTACAACTCCACCAAAGTTGCTATCAAGGAACTTAATCCAGAGGGCTTTCAGGGAGATCGCGAGTGGCTG gCTGAAGTTAACTATTTAGGGCAGCTTAGTCATCCCAACTTGGTCAAGCTTATTGGCTACTGCTGTGAAGATGACCACAGGTTGTTAGTCTATGAATACATGTCATTGGGAAGCCTCGAGAAACATCTCTTTCGAA GAGTTGGTTGCACTTTGACATGGTCCAAAAGAGTGAAGATCGCTCTACACGCAGCCAAGGGTCTCGCCTTTCTTCATGGTGCTGAACGCTCCGTCATCTATCGAGATCTCAAGACTGCCAACATATTGCTCGACGAG TGTTACAATGCTAAACTCGCTGACTTTGGACTAGCTAAAGATGGCCCCAGCGGAGATCAAACGCATGTGTCAACACGTGTTATGGGCACTTACGGATACGCTGCTCCTGAGTATGTTATGACAG GGCATTTGACATCGAGAAGTGATGTTTATGGATTTGGGGTTCTTCTCCTTGAGATGCTCCTTGGGAAAAGGGCAATGGACAAAAGCAGACCTTGCCGGGAGCATAACTTGGTCGAGTGGGCAAGACCGCTACTCAATCACAACAAAAAGCTTTTGAGGATCATAGACCCTCGAATGGATGGGCAGTACACCACCAAGGCCTTGATGAAAGTAGCTGATTTGGCATACCAATGCTTAAGCCAAAACCCTAAAGGAAGGCCCCTCATGAGTCATGTAGTAGAAGTCCTCGAGACTCTCAAGGAGGACGGTAATGCGCAAGAGGAAGTCATGGCTAATCTCCATAGCAGGGGCAAGTCTGTAACTTTATATGAAGCAGCTCCTTGTGATTCTTCCCAAGGCACAAGAAACGTTGACGGACAGAGGAGGGGTGGTAGAAGCAAGAGCGAAGCTTCCGTGGATGTTTCTGCTCTTGTTTCAGACTCGGATCCGGAATCTACCAAAGTTTAA
- the LOC103838897 gene encoding uncharacterized protein LOC103838897, with amino-acid sequence MEAELLDWELVHGSDTESTDSTASEKKTGSSNGIDDGMILSHHFDQLDVCESSDACIRNELGLSGFEDAQAESEAVAYVARECLSETDHLQVADGRRHVESQLGVEEDPSNSEGNQLVSGIVHGEEEIGSDSEAVEESGGDAVVVRCGDDSSKGRETVWWKMPLVLVKYCAFRIGPVWSVSMAAAVMGFLLFGRRLYNIKNKPQRIHLEVAFDYKKVSQVMSQAARLNEGFTEVRRVPVIRPALPAPGAWPVLSLR; translated from the exons ATGGAGGCAGAGTTGCTCGACTGGGAGCTTGTGCATGGCTCCGACACGGAATCAACTGATTCAACCGCATCGGAGAAGAAAACGGGGAGCTCAAATGGAATCGATGATGGTATGATTCTCTCGCATCATTTCGATCAGTTGGATGTTTGTGAATCGAGTGACGCTTGTATCAGAAACGAATTGGGGTTGAGTGGTTTTGAAGATGCGCAAGCCGAGAGCGAGGCTGTGGCTTATGTTGCGAGAGAGTGTTTGTCCGAGACAGACCATCTCCAAGTTGCTGATGGAAGAAGGCACGTTGAGAGCCAACTTGGTGTAGAAGAGGATCCGAGCAATTCAGAGGGAAACCAACTGGTTTCTGGGATTGTTCACGGTGAAGAGGAGATTGGATCTGATAGCGAAGCAGTTGAGGAAAGTGGAGGGGATGCTGTGGTTGTGAGATGTGGTGATGATAGTAGTAAAGGCAGAGAGACTGTTTGGTGGAAGATGCCTTTGGTGCTTGTCAAGTACTGTGCTTTTAGGATTGGTCCTGTCTGGTCTGTCTCCATGGCTGCAGCTGTGATGGGTTTTCTTCTCTTTGGACGCAGACTCTACAACATTAAAAACAAACCTCAAAGGATTCATCTTGAAGTTGCTTTCGACTATAAG AAGGTGTCCCAGGTGATGAGTCAGGCAGCTCGACTCAATGAAGGATTCACAGAGGTAAGAAGGGTCCCTGTGATCCGCCCTGCTCTGCCAGCTCCTGGTGCATGGCCGGTTTTGAGCCTTAGATGA